Proteins encoded together in one Bradyrhizobium sp. CB82 window:
- a CDS encoding lysozyme inhibitor LprI family protein translates to MFWKIVPRFGSRHLYRRIFSSAQQSAEFDACMAQADGVSSKMLECGKAEIGKWDVRLNAAYQTLLHGSADKMRAQLQQEEDLAQTSFE, encoded by the coding sequence ATGTTCTGGAAAATCGTCCCTCGTTTTGGGAGCCGCCATCTATATCGCCGCATTTTCTCAAGCGCGCAGCAGAGCGCGGAGTTCGACGCGTGCATGGCCCAAGCCGACGGCGTTTCCTCAAAAATGTTGGAGTGCGGCAAAGCCGAAATCGGTAAGTGGGATGTGAGGCTGAATGCCGCCTATCAGACCCTTCTGCATGGGTCCGCGGACAAGATGCGAGCGCAACTGCAGCAAGAGGAGGACCTGGCTCAAACATCATTTGAGTGA
- a CDS encoding phytochelatin synthase family protein: MISIVLALGCVGIVVSRTKVSPEAIELSVIHTENAVERAWRLPAAASFGHEISWQANASLCGPSSLANVFRSFGEDATSERSVLAGTGLCWTGFCIMGLTLDELAGLARAKTRRSVTVLRDMSAEEFREHLKRSNDPARRYIVNFDRKVIFGAGAGHHSPIGGYLEKEDLVFVLDVNRDYRPWLVKRTRLFDAMNTLDGHNKRGMLLIE; encoded by the coding sequence ATGATCTCGATCGTCCTCGCCCTGGGCTGTGTGGGAATTGTCGTAAGCCGGACAAAGGTCAGCCCAGAGGCAATTGAGTTATCGGTGATCCACACAGAGAATGCTGTCGAACGGGCATGGAGGTTGCCGGCTGCCGCATCATTTGGGCATGAGATTTCTTGGCAGGCCAACGCTTCTCTTTGCGGCCCGTCCAGTCTAGCCAACGTATTTCGTTCGTTCGGCGAGGATGCCACAAGCGAAAGGTCCGTTTTGGCCGGAACAGGACTTTGCTGGACTGGTTTCTGCATCATGGGCTTGACGTTAGATGAGCTTGCTGGTCTCGCGCGCGCTAAGACACGTCGCAGCGTGACCGTACTTCGGGACATGAGTGCAGAAGAATTCCGAGAACATCTGAAGCGCTCCAATGATCCAGCCCGCCGTTACATAGTTAATTTCGATCGGAAGGTGATCTTTGGAGCGGGGGCCGGCCATCACTCTCCGATAGGCGGATATCTAGAAAAGGAGGATCTGGTTTTCGTTCTGGACGTCAATCGCGATTACCGTCCATGGCTTGTGAAGCGCACGCGCTTGTTCGATGCAATGAATACTTTGGATGGGCATAACAAGCGTGGCATGTTGCTGATCGAGTAA